GTTTCTTTGTCGATAGGTTGCTCGTAGGCCGGTTTGATCATCTCCAGGTACCAGGCGCAAAAGTCGTCCCATACCAACTTATAAGTCGACATTAACGCCTCGGATATCCTGTATTGAGCAAAATTGCCTTCTATCTCGCCCAAAGCTTCGTTAAAACGGCTTTTGAACCATAAAATAGCTGTGGTATTATTATTATCCAGGCTATCATCAACCTTCCAGCCCTTAACCAGCCTGAACGCGTTCCACACTTTATTGGCAAAGTTTCGCCCCTGCTCGCAGTGCCTTTCGTCAAACATAAGGTCGTTGCCTGCAGGTGACGAGAAAAGCATGCCGACGCGAACGCCGTCTGCTCCGTATTTTTCCATCAGATCGAGCGGATCGGGCGAATTTCCCAACGACTTTGACATTTTCCGGCCGATCTTGTCGCGAACGATCCCTGTCAGGTAAACGTTCCTGAAAGGTACCTCACCCCTGAATTCGTGCCCGGCCATGATCATCCTGGCCACCCAAAAGAATAATATTTCGGGGGCGGTAACCAGGTCGTTGGTGGGATAATAATAGTTAATGTCGTCGTTGTTAGGATCTTTAAATCCGTCGAACACTGACATAGGCCATAACCATGAGGAAAACCAGGTATCTACAACGTCCTCTTCCTGGGTGATATCTTCGGATCTGAGATTTGAGATTTGAGATTTGAGATTTTTTGCAAGTTCAAAAGCCTCTTCCCGGTTTTTTGCTATCACATATTGCCCATCGGGTAAATACCAGGCTGGTATACGCTGCCCCCACCATAACTGGCGACTGATACACCAATCCTTTACGTTCTCCATCCAGTAACGATAGGTATTGATATATTTCTCAGGTATCAGTTTAATATCGCCTTTCAGTACATAATCCAGGGCTGGTTTTGCCAGTTCAGGCATTTTACAAAACCATTGCATCGAAAGCTTGGGCTCGATAACGGCATCAGTCCGCTCGGAAAATCCGATCTGCGATTTGTAATCCTCTATCTTTTCCAGCGAACCGGCCTCTTCCAGCATCGGGACGATCTTTTTCCTCGCTGCAAAACGGTCTTCTCCTACCAATATCTGCGCCTTGTCGTTTAAGGTTCCGTCATCGTTCAATATGTCTACTACCGGCAGGTTATGCTTTACGCCAAGCTCATAGTCGTTCAAATCGTGCGCTGGCGTCACCTTCAGGCAGCCCGTACCAAATTCCATATCCACGTAATCATCCAGTATGATCGGAATTTCTTTATTGATTAAAGGGATAAAAGCTTTTTGGCCATGAAGATGCTTGTACCGCTCATCGTTGGGATTGATACAAATAGCCGTATCGGCCATGATGGTTTCCGGTCTGGTGGTCGCTATCGTTAAAAAACCGCCATCAGTTACTGCGTACCTGATGTAATACAGCTTTTGATTTACTTCTTTACGAATTACTTCCTCATCCGAAACTGCGGTTTTTCCCTGCGGGTCCCAGTTTACCATACGAATGCCTCGGTATATCCACCCTTTTTTGTACAAGTGAATAAAGGTATCTATCACCGCTTCAGACAGATCCTCATCCATCGTAAAACGGGTCCGGTCCCAATCGCACGAAGCGCCAAGTTTCTTTAACTGTTCCAGGATAATGCCGCCATATTTCTCCTTCCACTCCCAGGCGTATTCCATAAATTTCTCGCGGCCGATATCCTTTTTATTGATTCCCCGTTCCTTCAGCATCGCAACAACCTTTGCTTCGGTGGCAATACTGGCATGATCCGTCCCCGGCACCCAGCAGGCATTTTTGCCTTTCATACGGGCACGGCGTATCAGCACATCCTGTATGGTATTATTCAGCATGTGGCCCATGTGCAACACGCCGGTAACATTCGGCGGCGGAATGACGATGGTATAAGGCTCGCGCTCATCCGGCACCGACCTGAAAAACCGGTGCTCAATCCAATAACTATACCATTTGTCTTCTGCTTCTTTGGGCTGATACTTTGTAGAAATACTCATAACGCGCAAAAATAACTTTTTTGGTTCATAGTTGATGGCTCATAGTTTATTGGGATAGCCGGCTATGAATTATGATCGGTAAACTATATGCGTCGCAACCCATCACAATATTGTTACAATTTGATAAACGCACCAAGCGCGCTTTTAAAACCCACTTTCAGAACACTTTACAAAACAGTATTCCATCGGTTAAGCGGCAGGCTTTGTATCTGTGGCGGGTATTTCACTAAATTCAGCCCTTTCTCAAATAATTAATATGAACGTCAAATTATCACACCTACTGCTTGCAGGTGCAGTACTGGTTACAGCCGCCGCCTTTACTCCGGATGGCAGCAAAAAAGGCCCGACCGGCCCGCCTGCGAAATTTATCGACCCCGCGAACATGGACCTGTCCATAAAACCGGGCGACGACTTCTTTGATTATGCCAACGGCACCTGGATAAAGGATAACGCTATCCCGGCTAAGGAAACACGCTGGGGCAGTTTCAACATTCTTCACCAGCAAAATACGGACAAGCTTTTGAGCTTGCTGGCCGAAGTGAGCAAAACTCCGGGCCAGCCTAAAGGCAGCCTTAAACAACGCGTTGGCGATCTGTATGCCAGCGGCATGGATAGCCTGTCCATTGAAAAAAAGGGTTATGACCCGATAAAGCCCGACCTGGCCCGTATCGCGAAAATATCTGACCTGAGCGGCGTTATTGACGAAATGATCTACGAGCGCGTAAGCGGAGACGCCAGCCCCCTTTTTGGTGCAGGCGTTGGGGCCGACTCTAAACATCCCACGCGAAACATCGTGTCATTGCGGCAAGGCGGCACCAGCCTGCCCGACCGCGATTATTACCTAAAGGACAATGACCGCAATAAAAAGATAAGGGATGCTTATAAAAAGTACATCGTCACCCTGTTTACCCTGACAGGCACAAGCGCCGATGAAGCGGATAAAGATGCAGTGATCATTTTGAACATCGAAACCGCGTTGGCAAAGGCACAACTGAGCCGTGTTGAAATGCGCGATCCAAACAAAACGTATAACAAATTTTCGGTTGCCGATCTGAATAAAACCACACCACACCTCAACTGGTCGCAACTGCTGCCGATGATGAAAATGAATGGCGTTGATACGGTTATTGTTGGGCAACCGGGTTTCTTTAAAGTTGCTGATGACATGCTGGCATCAACACCCGTTGCCGACTGGAAGGTTTACCTGGAGTGGAACATGCTTAAAGGGTCGGCTTCTGAGTTGAGCTCACCTTTTGTAAAAGCAAATTTTGAATTCAGCAGCACATTGAGCGGGCAGAAAGTACAAACCCCGCGCAACGAACGCACGTCGGGCCTGGTTGATGGCAGCCTGGGCGAATTACTGGGCCAGCTTTATGTCGAAAAATACTTTACCCCTGCTGCAAAGGAATATATGGTGAACCTGGTGAACAACCTGAAAAGTGTTTTGGGCGACCGTATAAAACGGCTGGATTGGATGAGCGCGGAAACCAAAGAACATGCGCTTAAAAAGCTGAATGCTTTTACCGTGAAAATAGGTTACCCGGATAAATGGCAGAATTATGATGGCCTGGTTATAGACCGCAACGATTACTATGGCAACCTGAAACGCATCTCGAAATGGCGCTACAACTATAACATTGCGCAATTGGGTAAACCTGTCGATAAGAAAAGATGGGGTATGACGCCGCCAACGGTAAACGCCTATTACAACCCGGTAAACAACGAGATCGTTTTCCCTGCGGGCATTTTGCAGTTCCCTTTCTTTGATTTTAAAGCAGATGATGCCGTAAACTATGGTGGTATTGGCGCCGTTATCGGTCACGAAATGACCCACGGCTTTGACGACCAGGGTCGCCAGTACGACGCCGACGGCTCGCTGCATGAATGGTGGACCAAAGATGATGCTGATAAATTTAAATCGCGGGCCGACCAGGTAGTGGCGCAATACAACGCCTTCACCGTAGTTGATACCCTGCATGTGAATGGCAAATTGACCCTGGGCGAAAACCTTGCCGACCTGGGCGGGCTAAACATTGCTTATGAGGCATTCAAGAAAACAAAAGAAGGACAATCAGGAAAGAAGATCGATGGTTTTACGCCCGATCAGCGTTTCTTCCTTTCATGGGCGCAGGTTTGGCGCGGTTCGCAACGCCCCGAGGCAGCTGCACAGCGCATTTTGACCGACCCGCATTCGCCGGAAAAATACCGTTGTAATGCTCCCATCAGCAATATCGATGCATGGTATGCCGCATTCAATATTCAGCCTGGCGACAAAAACTATAAAAAGCCGGAGGATAGAATAAGGGTTTGGTAATCCAATATCCCCGGTTACAGATCAAAGCCCGGTTAAGAAATTAGCCGGGCTTTCTGTTTAATATACTTGCTCCAGGTATCCTATCCGGCCTTCAGCATCCATTCCTTGTATGATAATACGGAAATGTTTGGTATTATCCGAATTATAGAACGAAAATTTAGCCTCGCCACGCCGGGTGTTCAAATCATGGTTCCAGTATAGCGTGGTGCGGTTGTCGGTGGTGGTTTTAGTTTGTGGTTTGCTGTAATCGGGGACCGCAAACTCGCGGGTTATGGTGTACCCGTTAAATATATAACTGTCGAATCGTTTATAACCAGGAATAGCCAGCCGGTCGTCATTGCTATTTTTTGTATAGATAAGTATTGCTCCGATCGCCCCGCCATTTAAAGGCGCAAACCATACCGGTGGTGGTACGAATCGTATCAAAGCTATTTCCTGCATCGGAACCTCAAGCGCGTCGTCTAATCCCACAGGCGCTTCATCAATATAAAATACAGGTTGCACATCTCCGCTATGAATAAGCACATTTTGACCGTGATATGTGAAGATTATCCCATTTTTAGGATCTTTTGTGATTCTCAAACCCGGCACCCGTCCGTTTAAATAATCCAAAATATCAATAGTGGGCATGGGATAACTTATTAAATCAAACGATTCGGCGTTGTTGGTTTCCAGGCGCTTTACATGATCCTTAATCAATTCATCAATAGGCGTCAACTTCCTTTCGCGAATATTTACAGTTTTCAACAACCTGCCCTCCAATACCAATTTCTGCTGCCGCTCTCTTTGCGACTTAGCCATAAACAATTGGGTAACCGGGCGTGTATAGTCAGTTATCGAATCCAGGGGCGAATAACAAGCTACTTGTAAGCTATCGGCATACGTACTATAAAGGCTCACTTTAAACTTCCCCGACCTGTCTTTTTTATTTACGGTCTGCATCAGGATACTGGCCCTGCCCGCCCGGTCATAGTCGCGTATAATGAATCGCCCGGCACTATCCGGTTCCACATAGGCAAAATATTTGGTCGAATCCTGGTTTTGAACCATCAGCTTTACCCGAAGCGGGTTTTTACGGTTGAGTTGCTCGTTGTAGCCCATTATTCTGCCCGCAATGAACTGCGATTTCTCAACGGGATTTTTTAAAATCGTGGTGTCTTTATCCCACCTGAAATGCCGCCACCCGTTGGTTAACATCACCAGGTCGAGTTGTCGCTGAAGGGTGTCGCTGTTGTTTTTGAAATAGTAAGCAGGGTGATAAACTTTGCCCTGCAATTCCGAGCTCATCAAAAAGTATGAGGCGATATTATCCGCTGCTTCATCCTCATTTATCGCATCCGAGTCAACTACCGAAACCGAGAAATTACCGCTCACATTTTTACCGTTGGCACTTAATGATTTTAAAGTGAAACCAGATTTGGTCCGCGGGCCCAAAGAGAGGGAATCGGCTTTAAGAGAAAGCTTAAGCTGATCGTTGTTATTAATAAATGTGATCCTCTCCGCTTCGGGTATCCCCTGCTCGCTGAACAGCGTCAGCCGTAATATACCAGTCGAAAAGTCATTCTTTTTTATGTTAACGAGGTTTACACCTTCGCTAAGGTGTAAGGGATAAGTGTTAAATGTCCCGTTATCCTGGAATGCGGCCAGCACAACGTTTTGGTATCCGGCCTTATTAGCACCGCAGGTTATCCGCACTTCCAGGTTGCCGGGCAAAAGCGGGTTTACCTTTAGTACCAGGCCCTGTTTTTTAAAATCGGGTAGTGTAACGGTTTGAACCGATCCGTCCGGGAAAATCACCAAAGCAATGTTTTGGTGCCCGGCGCGTCCTTCTATCTCAAACGCACCCATGCCATCATGAAGGGTCGTGATCGTTCCAATGGCTTTCTTTTCGTCATTCAGGACATCGCCGGTTACGTTTACCGGGCGTCCGTTTGCATCAGTAGCTTTAAAGGCAAAATTGCACAGACTACCTTCGACAGGATCGCCACCTTCAGGATAAAACACTATGTGGTAATTGCCGGTCGCAGATACGTGGAGGCTGATATCTTTTTCACTTAAATTTTGAATATATATTTTTTGATGGAAAGCTCCCTCTTCTCCAAAATTCATGGTCCATGCCGTAAAACCGATCAACTGATACCACCCGGACCGAAGACTATCAGGGATATCAATATTACCGAAAGCCCGCCCGTTTTTTATAGGCAATTTATTTTTAACGAGCATATTACCCGCGGAATCCGCCAGCAAAACATACGCGACACTGCTAAGCGCCGAAGGTTTTCCGTAGGCCATTGCATACGCTTTATACCAAATAGTTTGTCCGCTTGCATATACACAAGCATCGCTGTGCACAAATAGCTTTTCCTGCGGGTATCGCTTATAGTGGTTTTCCAATGAATTGCGAACCCTCAAATCTACCTGGTCTAAATTTTGGCCATTTACCGAACGAGGAAAACACAAAGTAACGGCCGCAATGATCAGTAATGCTTTGAATGCAGTGTACTTCATGAAGAAAGGGTTAATGATATAAGGTTTTTGAACCATCTAAGTTACTACAATTTAAGATTTTAGCATTAAAAAAAAACTGACGGATAGGTAGGAATTTGCAAGGAAAATGCAGAACGCAGTTATAGTGCCGAAACGATAAACCTTTTACAATGTCGTGTTACGTTCGGGCGTTGCAAAAACTTATCTTTGCATTTATTTATGATCATCCATCAATTTTACGATAAGGGCCTGGCCCATGCTTCCTATGCAATTATAAGGCTTGGAAAAATGATCGTTGTCGATCCGGCCCGCGACCCGCAACCCTACTATGATTTCGCCTCATTTAATAACGCTGAGATCATCGGCGTAATTGAAACACATCCGCATGCCGATTTTATAAGCTCGCACCTTGAAATTCACCAAACCACCGGCGCAACTATATATGCAAGCAAACTTTTAGGGGCCGAATATCCCCATGAAACATTTGATGATGGCGATGTAATTCACCTGGCCGATATAAGGCTGAAGGCATTGAACACGCCCGGCCATTCGCCCGATTCGATATGCATTTTGGTTATTGACGAAAATGGCAACGATAAGGCCATATTTACCGGTGATACTTTATTCGTTGGCGATGTTGGCCGGCCCGACCTCCGCGAAAATGCGGGTAATATTACTGCTGCCAAAGAAGAGCTTGCACGCCAGATGTATCATTCAACCCGCGAGAAGTTGATGACCCTGCCTCATCACGTGGCTGTTTACCCTGCCCACGGTCCCGGCTCGCTTTGCGGGAAA
Above is a window of Mucilaginibacter ginsenosidivorans DNA encoding:
- a CDS encoding valine--tRNA ligase; protein product: MSISTKYQPKEAEDKWYSYWIEHRFFRSVPDEREPYTIVIPPPNVTGVLHMGHMLNNTIQDVLIRRARMKGKNACWVPGTDHASIATEAKVVAMLKERGINKKDIGREKFMEYAWEWKEKYGGIILEQLKKLGASCDWDRTRFTMDEDLSEAVIDTFIHLYKKGWIYRGIRMVNWDPQGKTAVSDEEVIRKEVNQKLYYIRYAVTDGGFLTIATTRPETIMADTAICINPNDERYKHLHGQKAFIPLINKEIPIILDDYVDMEFGTGCLKVTPAHDLNDYELGVKHNLPVVDILNDDGTLNDKAQILVGEDRFAARKKIVPMLEEAGSLEKIEDYKSQIGFSERTDAVIEPKLSMQWFCKMPELAKPALDYVLKGDIKLIPEKYINTYRYWMENVKDWCISRQLWWGQRIPAWYLPDGQYVIAKNREEAFELAKNLKSQISNLRSEDITQEEDVVDTWFSSWLWPMSVFDGFKDPNNDDINYYYPTNDLVTAPEILFFWVARMIMAGHEFRGEVPFRNVYLTGIVRDKIGRKMSKSLGNSPDPLDLMEKYGADGVRVGMLFSSPAGNDLMFDERHCEQGRNFANKVWNAFRLVKGWKVDDSLDNNNTTAILWFKSRFNEALGEIEGNFAQYRISEALMSTYKLVWDDFCAWYLEMIKPAYEQPIDKETYEATVSFFEDVLKILHPFMPFITEELWHDEDIFGQRSIQDCCIVAKMPEIGQIDTQLLRETELVKELVTKIREVRQSKKMSPKESLQLLIKSNSGIGYDSFQTIISKMANISEISPADSKTDSAIAFRVSTDEFFIPMEEDLDTTAEIEKLQKEKEYLLGFLKSVEAKLGNERFMQNAKPEIIENELRKKADAVAKLKIIENNLLGLAG
- a CDS encoding M13 family metallopeptidase, with amino-acid sequence MNVKLSHLLLAGAVLVTAAAFTPDGSKKGPTGPPAKFIDPANMDLSIKPGDDFFDYANGTWIKDNAIPAKETRWGSFNILHQQNTDKLLSLLAEVSKTPGQPKGSLKQRVGDLYASGMDSLSIEKKGYDPIKPDLARIAKISDLSGVIDEMIYERVSGDASPLFGAGVGADSKHPTRNIVSLRQGGTSLPDRDYYLKDNDRNKKIRDAYKKYIVTLFTLTGTSADEADKDAVIILNIETALAKAQLSRVEMRDPNKTYNKFSVADLNKTTPHLNWSQLLPMMKMNGVDTVIVGQPGFFKVADDMLASTPVADWKVYLEWNMLKGSASELSSPFVKANFEFSSTLSGQKVQTPRNERTSGLVDGSLGELLGQLYVEKYFTPAAKEYMVNLVNNLKSVLGDRIKRLDWMSAETKEHALKKLNAFTVKIGYPDKWQNYDGLVIDRNDYYGNLKRISKWRYNYNIAQLGKPVDKKRWGMTPPTVNAYYNPVNNEIVFPAGILQFPFFDFKADDAVNYGGIGAVIGHEMTHGFDDQGRQYDADGSLHEWWTKDDADKFKSRADQVVAQYNAFTVVDTLHVNGKLTLGENLADLGGLNIAYEAFKKTKEGQSGKKIDGFTPDQRFFLSWAQVWRGSQRPEAAAQRILTDPHSPEKYRCNAPISNIDAWYAAFNIQPGDKNYKKPEDRIRVW